From the Patescibacteria group bacterium genome, one window contains:
- a CDS encoding 2-oxoacid:acceptor oxidoreductase family protein has translation MTETISIRWHSRAGQGAITASTALAEILGRHGKFVQSFPDFGAEKRGAPVVVFNRIGNERINDVSHPAVIDAAVLLDPSLLASCEVNTHELLAGLKENGLLLINSPQKKLKMEVGTAQVFALAASAIAVAEIGKDIPNVPILGALVRILELAPMEKFKQDLAQSLGAHLPAEIVAGNLRAFERGFAEVTTITGKPGHKKIVCAKLPGWRDMPLGAAIQNPGSSRHYATGNWSHQTCEWTKSTCINCQLCWPVCPHDAIIVKDGKMLGIDATKCTACGLCVVACPTRPKSLKIISKQSSEI, from the coding sequence ATGACCGAAACAATTTCAATCCGCTGGCACTCCCGCGCAGGTCAAGGCGCGATTACCGCGTCGACGGCACTCGCCGAGATTTTGGGCAGGCATGGCAAATTTGTGCAGTCTTTTCCCGATTTTGGCGCAGAAAAACGCGGTGCGCCGGTTGTGGTTTTCAATCGGATCGGAAACGAAAGGATCAACGATGTTTCGCACCCGGCAGTAATCGATGCAGCGGTCCTGCTTGATCCAAGCCTGCTCGCGAGCTGCGAAGTGAACACTCATGAGCTACTCGCCGGATTGAAGGAAAACGGCTTGCTGCTGATTAATTCTCCGCAAAAAAAATTAAAAATGGAGGTCGGCACTGCGCAAGTTTTCGCTCTCGCCGCGAGCGCAATCGCCGTCGCGGAAATCGGCAAAGACATTCCGAATGTGCCGATTTTGGGCGCGCTCGTCCGAATTTTAGAGCTCGCGCCAATGGAAAAATTCAAACAGGATTTGGCGCAATCGCTCGGCGCACATCTCCCCGCCGAAATCGTCGCGGGCAATCTGCGCGCCTTCGAACGCGGTTTCGCTGAAGTCACGACCATCACCGGCAAACCGGGTCACAAAAAAATCGTCTGCGCGAAACTCCCGGGCTGGCGCGACATGCCACTTGGCGCAGCGATTCAAAATCCCGGCAGTTCACGCCACTACGCGACTGGCAATTGGTCGCACCAAACCTGCGAGTGGACGAAGTCAACTTGCATCAATTGCCAACTTTGCTGGCCAGTCTGCCCGCACGATGCGATCATCGTGAAAGACGGAAAAATGCTCGGCATCGATGCGACGAAATGCACCGCCTGCGGACTCTGCGTCG
- a CDS encoding DUF87 domain-containing protein, with protein sequence MAENQTQTSSSQITQPVAAQPIVSPKVSESSKVFTPLPVEPVAAQKPAQVVTPAEAPKVAPPPENSAKIAVAAGLTAAQIEKQSPQKTFPVGVPVAPQFSPPPKNVPLPQKSAIGLSDFFTKLFAKFASKPASSQVPAAQKTPQNSIASQPDPLAKIFAKFAAKPAAPKTPPPPAPNEQKLIEDKTTTQQFLNHNQIGTASLVNKIFGKDKKAPNDLAKQVADAEKIYREGLASVRDLISPSSFEVHYDHLNLSGVFVRSFFVYAYPRFLDTNWMSAIVNFDATVDISQFIYPIASDEIMRTLKKKVAQIQSSITMSIEKGNIRDPVLETALEDAESLRTDLQRGQEKFFQFGMYFTVYAENLKKLEATTKIIESQLGGKLILTKRADIQGEHAFNSTLPLALDELEVQRNMNTSPLSTTFPFISSSLATDEGILYGLNRHNNSLIIFDRFKLPNANSTVFATSGAGKSYAVKLEILRQVMLGADVIVVDPENEYKALTETVGGTYLNVSLNSDQRINPFDLPSPFEGDDVKPGDLLRENIITLTGLLKIMLGAMTPSEAALIDKALIDTYAIRGITMAVEDPSKMPMPTMDDLHAVLQSTEGAKSLAQRLQKFTTGTFGGIFNRETNVNLGTGLIVFCIRDLEDELRPIAMFILLNFIWSRVRSELKKRILVVDEAWTLMQHEDAARFLYGLVKRARKYYLGVITITQDVEDFLESKYGRPIVTNASMQILLKQSPSAIDALKKTFNLTDGEKYMLLNSGVGQGLFFADDKHVAIQVIASYSENKIVTTNPEELLSQREEGFE encoded by the coding sequence ATGGCGGAAAACCAAACCCAAACCAGTTCGTCCCAAATCACCCAACCGGTCGCAGCGCAGCCGATTGTTTCGCCGAAAGTTAGTGAATCGTCAAAAGTTTTCACACCTTTGCCAGTGGAGCCAGTCGCCGCACAAAAACCGGCGCAGGTAGTCACCCCAGCGGAAGCTCCCAAAGTTGCGCCGCCCCCTGAAAATTCAGCGAAAATCGCGGTAGCTGCCGGACTCACCGCGGCGCAGATTGAGAAGCAATCACCGCAGAAAACTTTTCCAGTTGGCGTGCCGGTCGCACCGCAGTTTTCGCCGCCACCCAAAAATGTGCCGCTGCCGCAAAAATCGGCGATAGGACTATCAGATTTTTTCACGAAACTTTTCGCGAAATTCGCCAGTAAACCAGCAAGTTCCCAAGTTCCCGCCGCGCAGAAAACACCCCAGAATTCCATTGCCAGCCAGCCTGATCCGCTTGCCAAAATTTTCGCGAAGTTCGCAGCCAAACCAGCCGCGCCCAAAACTCCACCGCCGCCTGCCCCGAATGAGCAAAAATTAATTGAGGACAAAACTACTACTCAGCAGTTTCTCAATCACAATCAAATCGGAACAGCGAGTTTGGTTAATAAAATTTTTGGCAAAGATAAAAAAGCGCCGAACGATTTGGCGAAGCAAGTTGCGGATGCTGAAAAAATTTACCGCGAGGGACTCGCGAGCGTACGCGATCTGATTTCGCCGAGTTCATTTGAGGTGCATTACGATCACCTCAATCTTTCGGGTGTGTTTGTACGCAGTTTTTTTGTTTATGCTTATCCGCGTTTTCTCGACACGAACTGGATGAGCGCAATCGTCAATTTCGATGCGACTGTCGATATTTCACAATTCATTTACCCAATCGCGAGCGACGAAATTATGCGTACGCTCAAAAAGAAGGTTGCGCAAATTCAGTCCTCGATTACGATGTCAATCGAAAAGGGCAATATCCGCGATCCGGTGCTCGAGACTGCACTCGAAGATGCGGAAAGTTTGCGGACTGATTTGCAGCGCGGTCAGGAAAAGTTTTTTCAATTTGGCATGTATTTCACGGTTTACGCCGAGAATCTCAAAAAACTCGAGGCGACCACCAAAATTATCGAGAGCCAACTTGGCGGAAAACTTATTCTCACCAAACGCGCCGACATTCAGGGCGAGCACGCTTTCAATTCCACCCTGCCGCTCGCGCTCGACGAATTGGAAGTCCAGCGCAACATGAATACTTCGCCGCTCTCGACGACTTTTCCTTTTATCTCATCTTCACTCGCGACTGACGAGGGTATTCTCTACGGACTCAATCGCCACAATAATTCGCTCATCATTTTCGATCGCTTCAAATTGCCGAATGCGAATTCGACTGTTTTCGCGACCTCGGGTGCGGGCAAGTCCTACGCAGTCAAATTGGAAATTCTCCGTCAAGTAATGCTCGGTGCGGATGTGATCGTGGTCGATCCGGAAAATGAATACAAAGCGCTGACGGAGACAGTCGGCGGGACATATTTGAATGTCAGCCTTAATTCCGATCAGCGCATCAACCCTTTCGATCTGCCCTCACCTTTCGAAGGCGATGATGTGAAGCCGGGCGACCTGCTGCGTGAAAATATTATTACGCTCACCGGACTGCTCAAAATCATGTTGGGGGCGATGACTCCTTCCGAAGCGGCGTTGATTGATAAGGCTTTGATCGACACTTACGCGATTCGCGGAATCACGATGGCAGTCGAGGATCCTTCCAAAATGCCGATGCCGACGATGGACGATCTGCACGCAGTCTTGCAATCGACCGAGGGCGCGAAGTCGCTCGCGCAACGATTACAAAAATTTACGACGGGAACCTTCGGCGGAATTTTTAACCGTGAAACCAATGTCAATCTCGGGACGGGTTTGATCGTCTTCTGTATTCGCGATCTCGAGGACGAGCTGCGTCCGATTGCGATGTTTATCTTGCTTAATTTTATTTGGAGCCGCGTGCGTTCGGAATTAAAAAAACGCATCCTCGTGGTCGACGAAGCGTGGACGCTGATGCAGCACGAAGACGCGGCGCGTTTTCTTTACGGACTGGTGAAGCGCGCACGCAAATATTATCTCGGCGTCATCACAATCACGCAGGATGTCGAAGATTTTCTTGAGAGCAAATATGGTCGTCCAATTGTCACGAATGCCTCGATGCAAATTTTGCTCAAGCAGTCGCCGAGTGCCATCGACGCGCTCAAGAAAACTTTCAATCTGACTGACGGCGAAAAATACATGCTTCTGAATTCCGGTGTCGGGCAGGGACTGTTCTTCGCTGATGACAAGCATGTCGCGATTCAAGTCATCGCAAGCTATTCTGAAAATAAAATTGTCACGACGAATCCTGAAGAGTTGCTCAGTCAGCGCGAGGAAGGTTTCGAATAA
- the mraY gene encoding phospho-N-acetylmuramoyl-pentapeptide-transferase, which yields MNELLSSTANLHNLTFILGFGGLSFVVAMIFAPIFIRFLERNRLGQQIRDSSVDGKVSTIFRELHLKKSGTPTMGGVVIWGTVVAMVLLSFIPQMLGITTNSLWSRSETYIPLFTLVTAGLLGMLDDWWNIRGVGKQKGLRVRPKLIWLTIFAAVGAWWFFAKLGCLDGAANACLIHLPRLGDFNIGIWYVPLFILVILSSANAVNITDGLDGLAGGLLAIAFGSFGLLAFFHGMLLLATLCAVIVGAIVAFLWWNVPPAKFFMGDTGSYSLGATLGVIAMLTNSVVPLFFIAAVFIGETVSVIIQLFSKKFFGRKVFLIAPLHHHFEKLGWPEHQIVMRFWLIGAVLAGLGLILGIVGMGN from the coding sequence ATGAATGAGCTACTTTCGAGTACCGCGAACCTGCACAACCTCACCTTCATCCTCGGCTTCGGCGGACTGAGCTTCGTCGTCGCGATGATTTTCGCGCCGATTTTCATCCGCTTCCTCGAGCGCAATCGACTCGGTCAGCAGATTCGCGACAGCTCGGTCGATGGCAAGGTCTCGACGATTTTTCGTGAATTGCATTTGAAAAAATCCGGCACGCCGACGATGGGCGGCGTCGTGATCTGGGGCACGGTCGTCGCGATGGTGCTGCTGTCTTTCATCCCGCAAATGCTCGGCATCACGACGAATAGCCTCTGGAGCCGCAGCGAAACTTACATTCCACTTTTCACGCTCGTCACCGCGGGACTGCTCGGCATGCTCGACGACTGGTGGAATATCCGCGGCGTCGGCAAACAAAAAGGTCTGCGCGTCCGCCCGAAATTAATTTGGCTGACAATCTTCGCGGCAGTCGGTGCCTGGTGGTTCTTCGCGAAGCTCGGCTGTCTCGATGGCGCAGCGAACGCATGCCTCATCCATCTTCCGCGCCTCGGTGATTTCAATATCGGCATTTGGTATGTTCCGCTTTTTATCCTGGTAATCCTCTCGAGTGCGAATGCCGTGAATATCACGGACGGATTGGACGGACTCGCTGGCGGTCTGCTCGCGATTGCTTTCGGCAGCTTCGGTTTGCTCGCTTTTTTTCACGGCATGCTTTTGCTCGCGACACTCTGCGCGGTAATCGTCGGCGCCATCGTTGCCTTTTTGTGGTGGAATGTTCCACCCGCGAAATTCTTCATGGGCGACACCGGTAGCTATTCACTCGGCGCGACGCTCGGCGTGATTGCGATGCTGACGAATTCCGTCGTGCCACTGTTTTTCATCGCGGCTGTTTTCATCGGTGAAACTGTCTCAGTCATCATTCAGCTTTTTTCGAAAAAATTTTTCGGACGCAAAGTTTTTCTGATTGCCCCGCTGCACCACCACTTCGAAAAACTAGGCTGGCCGGAGCACCAAATCGTCATGCGCTTCTGGCTCATCGGCGCGGTGCTCGCCGGACTCGGACTAATCCTCGGCATCGTCGGCATGGGAAATTAG
- a CDS encoding D-alanyl-D-alanine carboxypeptidase family protein: MFENFFALLGLTGEPATTIPPITTLEIHAAPTLVKFSEPVVNAQAAIVVDLTSGKILWSKNPDEKLPIASLTKLMTAVVTRENLKQSDIVTVSAAAADQPPAKVGLRAGEQISVASLLKALLIDSANDAAVALGEKIGTEIFVEKMNAKAAALGLVNSHFANPVGYDDAANFATTRDLATLAQYFLRDDFLRQTVATSKTGIDSIDGLHHELYSTNNLFGSYLQIRGLKTGLTDAAGECVATIAEIGNGREILAIVLRSPNRFQEAKSLIAWAEENFRW, from the coding sequence ATGTTTGAAAATTTTTTCGCACTACTCGGTCTGACTGGTGAACCCGCGACCACAATTCCGCCAATCACCACTTTGGAAATTCACGCTGCGCCAACGCTCGTGAAATTCAGCGAGCCTGTCGTCAACGCTCAGGCAGCAATTGTCGTCGATCTCACGAGCGGGAAAATTTTGTGGTCGAAAAATCCGGATGAAAAATTGCCCATCGCCAGTCTCACGAAATTGATGACTGCCGTCGTCACGCGGGAAAATCTCAAACAGAGTGACATCGTCACCGTGAGTGCAGCCGCGGCCGATCAGCCTCCGGCAAAAGTCGGTCTGCGCGCGGGCGAGCAAATTTCAGTCGCGAGTTTATTGAAAGCCCTGCTGATTGATTCAGCAAATGATGCCGCCGTCGCGCTCGGTGAGAAAATCGGCACCGAAATTTTTGTGGAAAAAATGAACGCCAAAGCCGCCGCGCTCGGACTCGTGAATTCGCACTTCGCCAATCCGGTCGGTTATGACGATGCCGCGAATTTCGCGACGACGCGCGACCTCGCGACACTCGCACAGTATTTTTTGCGCGATGATTTTTTGCGGCAAACGGTCGCGACGAGCAAGACCGGGATCGACTCCATCGACGGCTTGCACCACGAACTTTATTCGACGAACAATCTTTTTGGCAGCTACCTGCAAATTCGCGGACTCAAAACCGGACTCACCGACGCCGCCGGCGAATGCGTCGCGACGATTGCAGAAATTGGGAATGGTCGAGAAATTCTCGCGATTGTTTTACGCTCGCCAAATCGCTTCCAGGAAGCGAAGAGCCTGATCGCCTGGGCTGAGGAAAATTTTCGATGGTAA
- a CDS encoding pseudouridine synthase has protein sequence MEIRLNKFLAEKGVASRRKSDELISAGKIRVNGKITRELGTKVDPDKDRVEVDEQTLADKPELVYFMLNKPAGFVCSNAKTKTEPKIVLDLFPAEWKIFPVGRLDKDTTGLLILTNDGNLSFTLTHPKFESEKEYEVEVADDLTDERIRKIEAGVPLEGRKTKPAEVKMLEKRKARVILREGRNRQVRKIFGKVGCEVLKLKRVRVKNLTLGELALGKYRPLTAKEVADLKKT, from the coding sequence GTGGAAATCCGCCTAAATAAATTTCTCGCCGAAAAAGGTGTGGCCTCACGCCGCAAATCCGACGAATTAATTTCCGCCGGAAAAATCCGCGTGAATGGAAAAATCACGCGCGAGCTCGGAACGAAAGTCGATCCGGACAAAGATCGCGTCGAGGTCGATGAGCAAACTTTGGCGGACAAGCCGGAGCTGGTTTATTTCATGCTCAATAAACCTGCTGGTTTCGTCTGTTCGAATGCCAAAACGAAAACCGAGCCAAAAATCGTGCTGGATCTTTTTCCAGCTGAATGGAAAATTTTCCCGGTCGGGCGCCTCGACAAAGACACCACCGGACTTTTGATTTTGACGAACGACGGCAATCTGAGCTTCACGCTCACCCACCCGAAATTCGAAAGCGAAAAAGAGTACGAAGTCGAAGTCGCCGACGATCTGACTGACGAACGCATCCGCAAAATCGAAGCCGGCGTGCCGCTCGAAGGTCGCAAGACCAAACCCGCCGAAGTCAAAATGTTGGAGAAAAGAAAAGCGCGTGTAATCTTGCGCGAAGGTCGCAACCGCCAGGTGCGCAAAATTTTCGGCAAAGTCGGCTGCGAAGTCCTGAAGCTAAAAAGAGTGCGCGTCAAAAATCTCACACTCGGCGAACTCGCGCTCGGCAAATATCGTCCACTCACCGCGAAGGAAGTTGCTGACTTAAAAAAAACTTAA
- the dnaX gene encoding DNA polymerase III subunit gamma/tau has protein sequence MSFYRKYRPQKLAEIVGQAHVRQTFANALSRGGLSHAYLFTGSRGTGKTSTARIIARALNCLNPGADGEPCNECDICRDALLGRLVDLIEIDAASNRGIDEIRDLKEKIQFTPSRAKFKIYVIDEVHMLTKDAFNALLKTLEEPPAHAYFILATTEPHKIPETIISRTQRFDFHRLTEAEITEHLATIAQKEGIAFEPAALGLIARQSAGGMRDALGMLEQLGAGGAVSVESVSQNLGLSRPQAVEDFVFALLFSKLTEALATIDGLVAEGANLIQFNKTVLAKLREVMLQKVAENKLPEAKKTLAIIDEFTRAGEELKNAVIPQLPLEVAAISVCAAHVAIPSASKIEPKTEVAPKVEIKKAPDQTEKKFAAVVTEVAAQKIDTGAAISIPLVEAALPQILSKIQNPTVKMVLKGAKILAADGVTLELGVGSDFLVGKLDAAARNLLAEKFAEVLGRNLQIKIVRAEIQIASAAPEISEKPQTKPRTIADAAENLFEEGW, from the coding sequence ATGAGTTTTTATCGCAAATATCGCCCGCAAAAATTAGCCGAAATCGTCGGTCAGGCGCATGTGCGCCAGACTTTCGCAAATGCGCTTTCACGCGGCGGACTTTCGCACGCTTATCTTTTCACTGGTTCACGCGGCACCGGCAAGACCTCGACGGCACGCATCATCGCGCGTGCGCTGAATTGTCTCAATCCGGGCGCGGATGGCGAGCCCTGCAACGAGTGTGACATCTGCCGCGATGCGTTGCTCGGGCGTTTGGTTGATTTGATCGAGATTGATGCGGCGTCGAATCGCGGCATTGACGAGATTCGGGATTTGAAAGAAAAAATTCAATTCACGCCGAGTCGCGCCAAATTCAAAATTTATGTGATTGACGAGGTGCACATGCTGACGAAGGACGCTTTCAATGCTTTGCTCAAAACTTTGGAAGAACCGCCAGCACACGCTTACTTCATTCTCGCGACGACCGAACCACACAAAATTCCCGAGACAATTATTTCTCGCACGCAGCGCTTCGACTTCCACCGTTTGACCGAAGCCGAGATTACCGAGCATCTCGCGACCATCGCGCAAAAAGAAGGCATCGCGTTTGAACCAGCGGCACTCGGTCTGATCGCGCGCCAGTCGGCGGGCGGGATGCGCGACGCACTCGGCATGCTCGAGCAGCTCGGCGCGGGCGGCGCGGTTTCTGTCGAATCTGTTTCGCAGAATCTCGGACTCAGTCGACCGCAGGCAGTCGAGGATTTCGTCTTCGCATTACTTTTCTCGAAACTGACTGAGGCACTTGCGACGATTGACGGCTTGGTCGCGGAAGGCGCGAATTTGATTCAATTCAATAAAACCGTGCTCGCGAAATTGCGCGAGGTGATGCTCCAAAAAGTCGCCGAGAATAAATTGCCTGAAGCCAAAAAAACGCTCGCAATTATCGACGAATTTACCCGCGCCGGTGAAGAACTGAAAAACGCGGTGATTCCGCAGTTGCCGCTCGAAGTGGCAGCGATTTCAGTTTGCGCTGCGCATGTCGCTATTCCGTCCGCGTCAAAAATCGAACCCAAGACGGAGGTAGCGCCCAAAGTGGAAATTAAAAAAGCGCCCGATCAGACAGAAAAAAAATTTGCGGCGGTCGTGACCGAAGTGGCAGCGCAAAAAATTGACACTGGTGCGGCGATTTCCATCCCGCTAGTTGAGGCGGCGCTCCCGCAAATTCTCAGCAAGATTCAAAATCCGACCGTCAAGATGGTGTTGAAGGGTGCAAAAATTCTGGCGGCGGATGGTGTGACGCTTGAGCTTGGCGTCGGGAGCGACTTCCTCGTCGGCAAACTCGATGCGGCGGCGCGCAACCTACTCGCTGAAAAATTCGCCGAAGTGCTAGGACGCAATTTGCAGATTAAAATTGTGCGCGCGGAAATTCAAATCGCCTCGGCCGCGCCGGAAATTTCCGAAAAGCCTCAAACGAAACCGCGAACAATCGCTGATGCCGCTGAGAATTTATTCGAAGAAGGCTGGTAG
- a CDS encoding S41 family peptidase has translation MNSKKIVTALAIFTVGFLAGHFVTPQLVLSAPAEIAAAPAPESALTNSATVGDLNVPIFDQVWQTTMAKFVDVEKLNSQKMFYGAMKGVVASLGDSHSEFLDPQESAEFRDSLAGELTGIGAEIGMRDQVLTIISPLRGSPAERAGLLPGDRIYKIDDELAGELTVFEAVSKIRGEIGTTVKLTIFRGEELSPREITITRELVEIASVTSAVRDDDIAVVTVNTFADNTAEEFARTLAELALKNPEGIVLDLRYNGGGFLDASIAMASNLLASGNIVQIHERGKSDETIPVSGAPLLPTTPLVVLINEGSASASEILAGALQDAGRAKLLGEKSFGKGTVQELISEFADGSTLRITVAKWFTPNGRAIDGVGLDPDIVVKMPLEDYFSDRDPQLDAAVNFLKTGETPKVEKSAEGN, from the coding sequence ATGAACTCAAAAAAGATTGTCACCGCACTAGCGATTTTCACGGTCGGATTTCTCGCGGGGCATTTCGTCACGCCGCAGCTCGTCTTGAGCGCGCCAGCTGAGATTGCCGCGGCGCCTGCGCCGGAAAGTGCGCTCACGAATTCCGCCACAGTCGGCGACCTCAATGTCCCAATCTTCGACCAAGTCTGGCAAACGACGATGGCGAAATTTGTCGATGTCGAAAAGCTCAATTCCCAGAAAATGTTTTACGGCGCGATGAAAGGCGTGGTCGCGTCGCTCGGTGATTCGCACTCGGAATTTCTCGATCCGCAGGAGAGCGCGGAATTTCGCGATTCGCTCGCGGGAGAGCTGACCGGCATCGGCGCCGAGATCGGGATGCGCGACCAAGTGCTCACGATTATTTCGCCGCTGCGCGGTTCGCCGGCGGAACGCGCCGGACTTTTGCCGGGTGACCGCATTTACAAAATCGACGATGAGCTCGCGGGCGAACTCACCGTTTTCGAAGCGGTCAGCAAAATTCGCGGAGAGATTGGGACCACCGTCAAGCTCACAATTTTTCGCGGCGAAGAACTTTCACCCCGTGAAATCACGATTACACGCGAATTGGTCGAAATCGCCAGCGTGACTTCTGCAGTCCGTGATGATGACATCGCGGTCGTGACAGTCAATACTTTCGCCGACAATACTGCGGAAGAATTTGCGCGGACGCTTGCCGAGCTCGCGCTCAAAAATCCAGAAGGCATTGTGCTGGATTTGCGCTACAACGGCGGGGGATTTCTCGACGCCTCCATCGCGATGGCTTCCAATCTGCTCGCGAGCGGGAATATCGTCCAGATTCACGAACGCGGTAAATCGGACGAGACGATTCCAGTTTCTGGTGCGCCGCTTTTGCCCACGACACCGCTCGTCGTTTTGATCAATGAAGGTTCGGCCTCGGCTTCCGAAATTCTCGCGGGAGCGCTGCAAGACGCCGGACGCGCGAAGCTGCTCGGCGAAAAGAGTTTTGGCAAAGGCACGGTGCAGGAATTAATTTCCGAATTCGCCGACGGCAGCACGCTGCGAATTACGGTGGCGAAATGGTTCACGCCAAATGGTCGCGCTATTGACGGTGTCGGTCTCGATCCGGACATCGTCGTCAAAATGCCGCTCGAAGATTATTTCAGTGATCGCGACCCGCAGCTCGATGCTGCGGTAAATTTTCTCAAAACCGGCGAGACTCCGAAAGTTGAAAAATCTGCCGAAGGAAATTAA
- a CDS encoding O-antigen ligase family protein yields the protein MHPLAQNKIALSLAILALATSAVFAPQLIFAVAGAGIFGLLALRFPVCGLAATIIAAFAGEFGRVELGGVSFLLLDLIAPAVLMLWFARKFLAKEKIELDAVTGSLLIFWAIGFLSLLLGSAGLASADFKFALLYFFRFVGISGLIFVARDLTKKETEQVFRILLLGGILFAVAGFVLFQILPDFTKAGLTELGFDPHIGRLTSTFLDPNFAAGGFAFLLALLGGRFLREKNSGRQVLILTSAGIFGVALLLTFSRSGLLALGVSGLILGIFGNRRILLAGILVAMLSIAGSPRLAERVGEFSQSVESLGNASQQVLDPTAQLRVNSWNEGWRIFAEKPLLGVGFGAYKFHQNFSAADSHAATGSDASLLNIAAMTGISGLAVFGIFLWNLAAAHFRAKNWGFLSACAGLLVHSIFVNSLFFAPLALIFFVSAGLLMKRD from the coding sequence GTGCACCCGCTCGCCCAAAACAAAATCGCTTTAAGTCTGGCAATTCTCGCACTCGCGACGAGTGCCGTCTTCGCTCCGCAGCTGATTTTCGCAGTGGCAGGAGCGGGAATTTTTGGGCTGCTCGCACTGCGCTTCCCCGTCTGCGGTCTCGCTGCGACAATCATCGCCGCTTTCGCGGGCGAATTCGGACGGGTCGAATTGGGCGGAGTTTCTTTTTTGCTGCTCGACCTTATCGCGCCAGCCGTACTGATGCTTTGGTTCGCTCGGAAATTTTTGGCGAAGGAAAAAATCGAACTCGATGCCGTCACTGGCAGTCTGCTGATTTTTTGGGCAATCGGATTTTTAAGTTTGCTACTCGGCTCGGCAGGGCTCGCGAGCGCCGATTTCAAATTCGCACTTTTGTATTTTTTCCGTTTCGTCGGAATCTCCGGACTGATTTTCGTCGCGCGGGATTTGACGAAAAAAGAAACCGAACAGGTCTTCCGGATTTTGCTGCTCGGTGGAATTTTGTTCGCAGTCGCTGGCTTCGTGCTTTTCCAAATCTTGCCCGACTTCACGAAAGCAGGCTTGACTGAGCTCGGCTTCGACCCGCACATCGGTCGTCTGACCTCGACTTTCTTGGACCCAAATTTTGCCGCAGGCGGCTTCGCCTTTTTACTCGCACTCCTCGGCGGACGCTTCTTGCGTGAAAAAAATTCCGGACGCCAAGTTTTGATTTTGACCAGCGCCGGAATTTTCGGTGTCGCACTCTTGCTGACTTTTTCGCGCAGCGGACTACTCGCACTCGGCGTCTCCGGTTTGATTTTGGGAATTTTTGGCAATCGGCGGATTTTGCTCGCCGGAATTTTGGTCGCGATGCTCAGCATCGCGGGTTCGCCACGACTCGCGGAACGCGTCGGCGAATTCAGCCAGTCGGTCGAATCGCTCGGCAACGCCTCACAGCAAGTCCTCGATCCGACAGCGCAACTGCGCGTCAACAGCTGGAACGAAGGCTGGCGGATTTTTGCCGAAAAGCCCCTGCTCGGAGTCGGCTTCGGCGCGTATAAATTTCACCAAAATTTCTCTGCCGCCGATTCGCACGCCGCGACTGGCTCGGATGCTTCGCTGCTCAATATCGCTGCGATGACGGGCATCAGCGGACTCGCAGTCTTTGGAATTTTTTTGTGGAATCTCGCCGCCGCACATTTCCGCGCGAAAAACTGGGGCTTCCTCTCCGCCTGCGCCGGGCTGCTCGTCCATTCAATTTTTGTGAATTCGCTTTTCTTCGCGCCACTGGCGCTGATTTTTTTCGTCAGCGCAGGACTGCTCATGAAACGCGACTGA